From Brassica oleracea var. oleracea cultivar TO1000 chromosome C3, BOL, whole genome shotgun sequence, a single genomic window includes:
- the LOC106329042 gene encoding probable VAMP-like protein At1g33475, with protein MGLIKNTVHYCCVSRDNQILYAYNGGDQSNESLAGLCLEKTPPFHAWYFESIGKRRFGFLIGDGFVYFAIVDEALGKVSVLKFLEHLRDEFKKAARKNCRGSFTAAIGSINVDDVVSKLIASLERVAAETANNELKTSNSNLAEQSEGVSSTKAPLLGRSSKQEKKRGKDHVVSVRGAELDEHRNSNDRADRCEASSAAETSSQKECVPRRGRSGSHSFEWKWRRLVQIVLAIDAAICLTLFCVWLAICEGIKCTRS; from the coding sequence ATGGGTTTAATCAAGAACACGGTTCACTACTGTTGCGTCTCCAGAGACAATCAGATTCTATACGCTTACAACGGAGGAGATCAGAGCAACGAGAGCCTCGCGGGTCTGTGTTTGGAAAAGACTCCGCCTTTTCACGCTTGGTACTTCGAATCCATAGGTAAGAGGAGGTTTGGGTTTCTAATTGGAGATGGGTTTGTGTATTTCGCCATCGTTGATGAGGCTTTAGGGAAAGTCAGCGTTCTCAAGTTTCTTGAGCATCTGAGAGACGAGTTCAAGAAAGCTGCGAGGAAGAACTGTAGAGGAAGCTTCACTGCGGCTATTGGTTCTATCAATGTTGATGATGTTGTTTCCAAACTCATAGCTTCGCTTGAGCGTGTTGCTGCTGAGACTGCTAACAACGAGCTGAAGACGAGTAATAGTAACCTCGCTGAACAGAGCGAAGGTGTGAGTTCTACTAAAGCTCCGCTTTTGGGGAGGTCAAGCAAGCAAGAGAAGAAGCGAGGGAAAGATCATGTCGTCTCGGTTAGAGGCGCTGAGCTTGACGAACACAGGAACTCTAATGATAGAGCCGATCGTTGCGAAGCTTCGTCTGCAGCAGAGACATCCTCGCAGAAGGAGTGTGTACCGAGAAGAGGACGTTCTGGTTCTCATAGCTTTGAATGGAAATGGCGGCGCCTTGTTCAGATTGTTCTTGCTATCGATGCTGCTATTTGCTTGACTCTGTTTTGTGTCTGGTTGGCTATTTGTGAGGGCATCAAGTGCACACGTTCGTGA
- the LOC106328172 gene encoding light-mediated development protein DET1: MFSSGNVTCRVFERQIRSSPPGASVNRARKFYENLVPSHTLYDVECPDHCFRKFTEDGLFLISFSRNHQELVVYRPSWLTYTSDSDDTLPPLPRRASRFDSFFTQLYSVNLASANELICKDFFLYFPSRRFGLFATSTAQIHDSAPSPGAVPGVPSIDKITFVLLRLDDGVVLDERVFLHDFVNLAYNMGVFMYDDLVAILSLRYQKIHLLQIRDSGHLVDARAIGYFCREDDELFLNSNSQAMMMTTTQDKNKQQDREDDGENGLRHTQPNADNSFLSGIKQRLLSFIFREIWNEEPDNTMRVQSLKKKFYFHFQDYVDLIIWKVQFLDRHHLLIKFGSVDGGVGRNADHLPAFFAVYNMETTDIVAFYQNSAEDLYQLFEQFSDHFTVSSSSPFMNFVTSHSNSVHALEQLKYLKNKSNSFSQFVKKMLVSLPFSCQSQSPSPYFDQSLFRFDEKLISAADRHRQSSDNPIKFISRRKPETLKFKIKPGPECGSADGRSKKICSFLFHPHLPLAISIQQTLFMPPSVVNIHFRR, translated from the exons ATGTTCTCAAGCGGTAACGTCACGTGTAGGGTTTTCGAACGTCAGATTCGCTCATCTCCTCCCGGCGCTTCC GTGAATCGAGCTAGAAAATTCTACGAGAACCTAGTCCCAAGCCACACACTCTACGATGTCGAGTGCCCCGATCACTGCTTCCGCAAATTCACCGAAGACGGACTCTTCCTCATCAGCTTCAGCCGCAACCACCAAGAGCTCGTCGTCTACCGCCCCTCGTGGCTCACTTACACCTCCGACTCCGACGACACGCTCCCTCCCCTCCCCCGCCGCGCCTCCCGCTTCGACAGCTTCTTCACCCAGCTCTACTCCGTCAACCTCGCCTCCGCTAACGAGCTCATCTGCAAAGACTTCTTCCTCTACTTCCCCTCCCGACGATTCGGCCTCTTCGCCACCTCCACCGCTCAGATCCACGACTCCGCTCCTTCCCCCGGCGCCGTTCCCGGCGTTCCTTCGATCGATAAGATCACCTTCGTGTTGCTTCGATTGGACGATGGTGTGGTGTTAGATGAGAGGGTTTTTCTTCACGATTTCGTTAATTTGGCTTATAACATGGGCGTTTTCATGTACGATGACCTTGTCGCGATTCTCTCGTTGCGGTATCAGAAGATTCATCTTCTTCAGATTAGGGATTCGGGTCATCTCGTTGATGCTCGTGCCATTGGCTACTTTTGTCGTGAAGACGATGAGCTTTTCCTCAATTCTAATTCTCAG GCGATGATGATGACCACGACTCAAGATAAGAATAAGCAGCAGGACAGGGAAGATGATGGGGAGAATGGGTTGCGCCATACCCAACCAAATGCTGATAATTCGTTTCTTAGTGGCATCAAGCAACGGCTACTTTCCTTCATCTTCAGAGAGATTTGGAATGAAGAACCGGATAACACGATG AGAGTTCAAAGCCTGAAGAAGAAGTTCTATTTCCATTTCCAGGATTATGTGGACTTGATTATCTGGAAG GTTCAGTTCTTGGATCGACATCACCTCTTGATCAAATTTGGCAGTGTAGATGGTGGG GTGGGAAGAAATGCTGATCATCTTCCAGCTTTCTTCGCGGTCTATAATATGGAAACAACTGACATTGTAGCATTCTATCAG AACTCAGCAGAAGATCTTTACCAGCTATTTGAGCAGTTCAGTGATCACTTTACAGTATCAAGTAGTTCGCCCTTCATGAACTTTGTAACCTCGCATTCTAATAGTGTCCACGCTCTTGAACAACTAAAGTACTTGAAGAACAAATCAAACAGTTTTTCTCAG TTTGTGAAGAAGATGTTGGTCTCATTGCCTTTCAGTTGTCAGTCACAGAGTCCTTCCCCATACTTCGACCAATCTCTCTTCCGGTTTGATGAAAAG TTAATTTCCGCAGCAGATAGGCATAGGCAATCCTCGGACAACCCAATCAAGTTTATATCTCGAAGGAAACCGGAAACGTTGAAATTCAAGATAAAACCAG GACCAGAGTGTGGAAGTGCAGATGGTCGGAGCAAAAAGATATGTTCATTCCTCTTCCATCCACATTTACCACTTGCCATTTCTATTCAACAAACACTTTTCATGCCTCCTTCTGTGGTCAATATCCATTTTAGGCGATGA
- the LOC106332165 gene encoding 22.0 kDa heat shock protein, translating into MKHLPYFPLLSLLVGALILGNIKPSEGSLSSPVDTPGSLLSDLWLDRFPDPFKILERIPLGLERDQSVALSPARVDWKETAEGHEIMLDVPGLKKDEVKIEVEENRVLSVSGERKREEEKKGDQWHRVERSYGKFWRQFKLPDNVDMESVKAKLENGVLTINLTKLAPEKVKGPRVVNIAAEEDQTAKISSSESKEL; encoded by the coding sequence ATGAAGCACTTGCCATACTTCCCTCTGTTAAGCCTCTTAGTAGGAGCTCTGATACTTGGAAACATCAAACCAAGTGAAGGGTCTCTGTCTTCTCCAGTAGACACTCCAGGAAGCTTGCTATCCGATCTCTGGCTAGACAGGTTTCCTGATCCGTTCAAGATCTTGGAGAGAATCCCACTAGGACTCGAGAGGGACCAGAGTGTGGCTCTGTCTCCAGCGAGAGTTGACTGGAAAGAGACAGCAGAAGGACATGAGATCATGCTGGATGTGCCCGGTCTGAAAAAGGATGAAGTGAAGATAGAGGTGGAGGAGAATCGAGTCCTCTCAGTCAGTGGAGAGAGGAAAAGAGAGGAAGAGAAGAAAGGAGATCAGTGGCACAGAGTTGAGAGATCGTATGGAAAGTTTTGGAGACAGTTCAAGCTACCTGATAATGTTGATATGGAATCTGTCAAGGCCAAGCTTGAGAATGGTGTGCTCACTATTAACCTTACAAAGCTTGCTCCTGAAAAGGTCAAGGGTCCTAGAGTTGTTAACATTGCAGCTGAAGAAGACCAAACTGCAAAGATCAGCTCCTCTGAATCCAAAGAGCTGTGA
- the LOC106333191 gene encoding probable fructokinase-5, producing the protein MATPLIVSFGEMLIDFVPDTSGVSLAESTGFLKAPGGAPANVACAISKLGGKSAFIGKFGDDEFGHMLVNILKKNGVNSEGVCFDTHARTALAFVTLKKNGEREFMFYRNPSADMLLKESELNKDLIKKAKIFHYGSISLISEPCRAAHMAAMKTAKDAGVLLSYDPNVRLPLWSSTEAAIEGIKSIWNEADIIKVSDDEVTFLTRGDAEKDDVVLSLMHDKLKLLIVTDGEKGCRYYTKKFKGRVPGYSVKTVDTTGAGDSFVGAFLVSLGKDGSILDDEGKLKEALAFANACGAVCTTQKGAIPALPTPSDAQQLMKS; encoded by the exons ATGGCTACTCCACTGATTGTTTCCTTTGGCGAAATGCTTATCGACTTTGTCCCTGACACTTCTGGTGTTTCCTTGGCTGAGTCCACCGGTTTTCTTAAAGCCCCTGGTGGTGCTCCGGCTAATGTTGCATGTGCCATCTCCAAGCTCGGTGGCAAATCCGCTTTCATTGGCAAG TTTGGTGATGATGAGTTTGGACACATGCTTGTCAACATATTGAAGAAGAACGGTGTGAACAGCGAAGGAGTTTGCTTTGACACCCATGCAAGGACTGCTTTGGCCTTTGTGACACTAAAGAAGAACGGCGAGAGAGAGTTCATGTTTTACAGGAACCCAAGTGCGGATATGCTTTTGAAAGAATCTGAACTCAACAAGGATCTCATCAAGAAAGCCAAGATTTTCCACTACGGTTCCATTAGCTTGATCTCTGAGCCATGTAGAGCGGCTCACATGGCTGCTATGAAAACCGCCAAGGACGCAGGAGTTCTACTCTCTTACGACCCTAATGTTCGGTTGCCTCTTTGGTCTTCCACTGAGGCTGCCATAGAAGGCATCAAAAGCATCTGGAATGAGGCTGATATTATCAAG GTAAGCGATGATGAGGTAACATTCCTCACTAGGGGAGATGCAGAGAAGGATGATGTTGTTTTGTCTCTAATGCATGACAAGCTCAAGCTGCTTATTGTAACTGATGGAGAAAAAGGTTGCAGATACTACACAAAG AAATTCAAAGGGAGAGTGCCTGGATACTCTGTGAAAACAGTTGATACAACTGGAGCTGGTGATTCTTTTGTTGGTGCATTTCTTGTCTCTTTGGGGAAAGATGGCTCCATACTCGAT GATGAAGGGAAGCTAAAGGAGGCTCTAGCATTTGCAAATGCATGTGGAGCTGTGTGTACAACTCAGAAAGGAGCTATTCCAGCACTTCCAACTCCATCTGATGCTCAGCAGCTCATGAAATCCTAG
- the LOC106331906 gene encoding uncharacterized protein LOC106331906: protein MGNHFLTLSLLLVIVCVCVSIITTKLNPKEAIVSPSDSNPIEIHGVKILRQPSDSKLAQLGVSSWPKWEGGPSKFPWTFKKTETMYFVEGKIKVNVDGYDREEDVFEIGKGNVVVFPKDMKVVWEITEAVKKRYSLED from the exons ATGGGCAATCATTTTCTCACTTTGTCTCTGCTCCTGGTGATTGTCTGCGTTTGCGTTTCCATCATCACCACTAAGCTAAACCCTAAAGAAGCAATCGTATCTCCCTCCGATTCAAATCCCATTGAAATTCACGGAGTCAAGATCCTGCGACAACCTTCCGATTCCAAACTTGCTCAACTAGGCGTCTCCTCTTGGCCCAA GTGGGAAGGTGGTCCAAGCAAGTTTCCATGGACGTTTAAGAAGACAGAGACAATGTATTTCGTGGAAGGGAAGATCAAAGTGAATGTAGACGGATACGACAGAGAAGAAGATGTCTTTGAGATAGGGAAAGGAAATGTAGTTGTTTTCCCTAAAGATATGAAAGTTGTTTGGGAGATTACTGAAGCTGTCAAGAAACGTTATAGCTTAGAGGATTAG